From Granulicella cerasi, a single genomic window includes:
- a CDS encoding 3-hydroxyacyl-CoA dehydrogenase NAD-binding domain-containing protein, which translates to MPVQKVAVIGAGVAGRAFALRCAQSGFDVVLEDVMPSKLRRAEDEYAEAGVSGVRFALTVEEAVADADVAIDFVPDDLESKLEIFSLLDRMAPPRTVLVTPTQTLSITDLASCTYRQGKCVGLRAESGDLLQGEVLVMRSRFVEQAVLEDVIVLAQQMRLTATLSPDVEQPQLMKNVLRPEL; encoded by the coding sequence ATGCCCGTACAGAAGGTTGCGGTGATCGGCGCCGGCGTGGCCGGACGCGCGTTCGCTTTGCGTTGCGCGCAGTCGGGCTTCGACGTTGTGCTCGAAGACGTGATGCCCTCCAAGCTTCGCCGCGCGGAAGACGAGTACGCCGAAGCTGGCGTGAGCGGTGTGCGTTTCGCATTGACGGTGGAAGAAGCTGTCGCCGATGCGGACGTGGCGATCGACTTTGTGCCGGATGATCTTGAGTCCAAGCTGGAGATCTTCTCGCTGCTCGACCGCATGGCCCCTCCGCGTACAGTGCTCGTAACTCCCACACAGACGCTGAGCATTACGGACCTCGCAAGCTGCACCTATCGCCAAGGGAAATGCGTTGGCTTGCGTGCGGAGAGCGGCGACCTGCTGCAGGGGGAAGTGCTCGTGATGCGCTCGCGCTTTGTGGAGCAGGCTGTGCTGGAGGACGTGATCGTTCTCGCGCAGCAGATGAGGCTCACGGCGACTCTTTCCCCCGATGTGGAACAGCCGCAGTTGATGAAGAACGTGCTGCGGCCGGAACTTTAG
- a CDS encoding peptidylprolyl isomerase yields the protein MIRTLQKDNGVTKAIWWLIIGAAIVTMVITLVPGIFDNNAANDATVFATVRAPGLWGRLTGEAVPIRMADVDREVQQQMRRQNLPSFYASFLMSRVGQQQVERAVLLREADRLGLQVSDDDLRRELQKGVFAQYLFPSGQFIGDQKYMDFVQTYFGISVADFEKEVKSDLEIQRLQALVSGGVSVADAAVRTEYLKTGTKIKFDYATISADDIKKTINPSDSELEAFFKQSASRYATAIPEQRKIKLFAFSNSDVPNAAAKPTDAEIAAYYNGHLDQYKVPEQVQTRHILITAPKGADAKTDADAKAKAADVLKQLKAGGNFAELAKKYSADPGSKDKGGELPMIPTSSLDPAYAKAAMALNPGQTSDLVRSQFGYHIIQTIAKDNAHAKPLSEVHDTIAAQLAAQKSATAAQAYATQLAAEAKSKGLDATAAAHNLHVETTDYIGADGVIGVLADSTSVLKAAFAATKGAAPQAASTGEGFAIFQVEDVKAAHAPAFADWKSHVLDDYKEQKAPELLNQQVKKLADAAKASGDLKKAAAEMHLDVKSSDLVGRDGQVQGIGAMNGAAAVAFDLNKGQVSGPINSGASAAVLQITDKQQPTDDDIAKNFAATKDKLLQQKQQEVFGIFAGDLMQKYEKGGAIVYSKKQMPGGPFGN from the coding sequence ATGATTCGCACTCTGCAGAAGGACAACGGTGTCACCAAAGCAATTTGGTGGCTCATTATCGGCGCTGCCATCGTCACGATGGTCATTACGCTCGTTCCCGGCATCTTTGATAACAACGCAGCGAACGACGCCACGGTGTTTGCGACGGTTCGTGCTCCGGGACTGTGGGGCCGCCTGACCGGCGAAGCCGTGCCGATCCGCATGGCGGACGTCGACCGCGAAGTGCAGCAGCAGATGCGCCGCCAGAACCTGCCGAGCTTCTACGCGTCGTTCCTGATGTCGCGTGTGGGCCAGCAGCAGGTGGAGCGTGCTGTGCTGCTCCGCGAAGCTGACCGCCTCGGCCTGCAAGTTTCCGACGACGATCTTCGTCGCGAGCTGCAGAAGGGCGTTTTCGCGCAGTACCTCTTCCCGAGCGGACAGTTCATCGGCGACCAGAAGTACATGGACTTCGTCCAGACGTACTTCGGTATCTCGGTGGCCGACTTCGAGAAGGAAGTGAAGTCGGACCTCGAGATTCAGCGCCTGCAGGCCCTCGTCAGCGGCGGTGTTTCGGTAGCGGACGCTGCCGTGCGTACGGAGTACCTGAAGACCGGTACGAAGATCAAGTTTGACTACGCGACGATCTCGGCTGACGACATCAAGAAGACCATCAACCCGAGCGACTCGGAGCTCGAAGCGTTCTTCAAGCAGAGCGCATCGCGTTACGCGACGGCGATCCCCGAGCAGCGCAAGATCAAGCTCTTTGCGTTCTCGAACTCGGATGTACCGAATGCTGCTGCAAAGCCGACGGACGCAGAGATTGCGGCGTACTACAACGGCCACCTGGACCAGTACAAGGTTCCGGAGCAGGTGCAGACGCGCCACATCCTCATCACTGCGCCCAAGGGTGCTGATGCCAAGACCGACGCTGACGCGAAGGCAAAGGCTGCGGATGTGCTGAAGCAGCTCAAGGCCGGCGGCAACTTCGCGGAGCTCGCCAAGAAGTACTCGGCTGACCCCGGCTCGAAGGACAAGGGCGGCGAACTGCCGATGATCCCGACGAGCTCGCTGGATCCGGCGTACGCAAAGGCTGCGATGGCGTTGAACCCCGGTCAGACCTCTGATCTGGTTCGCTCGCAGTTCGGTTACCACATCATCCAGACGATCGCGAAGGACAACGCTCATGCAAAGCCGCTAAGCGAAGTGCATGACACGATCGCCGCACAGCTTGCCGCGCAGAAGTCCGCGACCGCAGCTCAGGCTTACGCTACGCAGCTCGCTGCCGAAGCGAAGTCCAAGGGCCTCGACGCCACCGCTGCTGCGCACAATCTGCACGTTGAAACCACCGACTACATCGGTGCGGACGGCGTGATCGGTGTGCTCGCCGATTCGACGAGCGTGTTGAAGGCCGCGTTTGCCGCGACCAAGGGTGCAGCTCCGCAGGCCGCTTCCACCGGTGAAGGTTTCGCAATCTTCCAGGTGGAAGATGTGAAGGCAGCCCACGCACCGGCGTTCGCTGACTGGAAGTCGCATGTTCTGGACGACTACAAGGAGCAGAAGGCTCCTGAGTTGCTGAACCAGCAGGTGAAGAAGCTGGCGGACGCAGCGAAGGCTTCGGGCGACTTGAAGAAGGCCGCTGCTGAAATGCACCTCGACGTGAAGAGCTCCGACCTTGTTGGCCGCGATGGCCAGGTACAGGGCATTGGCGCGATGAACGGCGCAGCTGCTGTCGCATTCGACCTGAACAAGGGCCAGGTTTCCGGTCCGATCAATTCGGGTGCAAGCGCGGCAGTGCTGCAGATCACCGACAAGCAGCAGCCCACCGATGATGACATCGCGAAGAACTTCGCGGCGACCAAGGACAAGCTGTTGCAGCAGAAGCAGCAGGAAGTCTTCGGCATCTTCGCGGGCGACCTGATGCAGAAGTACGAAAAGGGTGGCGCTATCGTCTACTCGAAGAAGCAAATGCCGGGTGGACCGTTCGGCAACTAA
- a CDS encoding BON domain-containing protein produces the protein MTRLRSGVLVGTLMVAAVAGAQSKTAVPDAQVEANVLKALADAPELASQNIQSSTTYGVVTLSGNVHDEALRSKAENIVARVSGVKKVVDQLALGDTPPPTDGTQTADAAAPGQPAPDGPPVDAQGQPLVPQQDGSYAPGAPSTSSETGMAENMPADGSAPPPPPPSGRRPLYNGNGGNGYYANAPQGGQVGGQPVTVPAGQLISVRINRGIDSNHIAPGTPFTGILMNDVLGPNVVAIPRGAQVNGVVVDAEKAKALSGKGQLALQINSVILGGQVYPIQSSIWMRQGRDKTGHTVGNAVGLGAFGALLGAAVGGGAGAVVGGAVGAGAGVAASAGGPGGRVLVAPEAVLSFTLAAPAEVRTVSQAEMQRLAYGAGPGPQQPPPPAYYRRGYYSPYPY, from the coding sequence ATGACTCGTTTACGGTCCGGAGTATTGGTGGGGACCCTGATGGTTGCCGCAGTGGCAGGTGCGCAGAGCAAGACTGCCGTGCCCGATGCGCAGGTGGAAGCCAATGTATTGAAGGCGCTGGCGGATGCGCCGGAGTTGGCCTCGCAGAACATCCAGAGCTCGACGACTTATGGTGTCGTCACGCTTTCGGGCAATGTGCATGATGAAGCGCTGCGCTCGAAGGCAGAGAACATTGTGGCCCGCGTGTCGGGCGTGAAGAAGGTCGTCGATCAGCTCGCGCTGGGCGACACCCCGCCGCCGACCGACGGAACCCAGACCGCAGACGCTGCGGCTCCGGGGCAGCCCGCTCCAGATGGCCCTCCGGTAGACGCACAAGGACAGCCGCTCGTGCCGCAGCAGGATGGCAGCTACGCTCCGGGAGCACCTTCGACCTCCTCGGAGACCGGCATGGCTGAAAACATGCCTGCGGACGGTTCGGCTCCTCCGCCTCCGCCGCCCTCGGGTCGTCGCCCGCTTTACAACGGCAACGGTGGCAACGGTTACTACGCTAACGCGCCCCAAGGTGGTCAGGTTGGCGGCCAGCCGGTGACGGTTCCGGCAGGGCAGTTGATTTCGGTGCGCATCAACCGCGGGATCGATTCGAACCACATCGCTCCGGGCACGCCGTTTACCGGCATCCTGATGAATGATGTGCTCGGTCCGAATGTGGTCGCGATTCCTCGCGGTGCACAAGTGAACGGCGTGGTCGTCGATGCGGAGAAGGCGAAGGCGCTTTCGGGCAAGGGGCAGCTCGCACTACAAATCAACAGCGTGATTCTCGGCGGGCAGGTGTATCCGATCCAGTCAAGCATCTGGATGCGTCAGGGACGGGATAAGACCGGCCACACGGTGGGGAACGCGGTCGGCCTTGGAGCATTCGGCGCGCTTCTCGGTGCAGCGGTTGGCGGCGGGGCAGGTGCCGTCGTCGGTGGAGCGGTGGGCGCCGGCGCAGGCGTTGCGGCTTCGGCGGGCGGCCCTGGCGGACGCGTGCTGGTCGCACCGGAAGCCGTGCTGAGCTTTACGCTGGCCGCTCCGGCGGAGGTTCGGACCGTATCGCAGGCGGAGATGCAGCGTTTGGCGTATGGCGCGGGCCCGGGACCGCAGCAGCCGCCTCCGCCGGCGTACTATCGTCGCGGATACTACTCGCCGTACCCGTACTAA
- a CDS encoding aldose epimerase family protein gives MKQAVSMAMAAGLVLTSAMAQGEVKKDSWGKSADGQPLFLYTLHDAQLTVKLTNFGAHVVSIDAPDKNGNVADVVLGFKDVAGYENPKNTSYMGAIVGRYGNRIANGRFSLDGKSYEIPTNNNGNALHGGKVGFDQKVWQGKELPNGVEFTLVSPDGDMGFPGKLTAHVKYTLVGSSLHIDYTATTDKDTVVNLTNHSYFNLAGEGSGTVLDEQMMIAADATTPVNATLIPTGKLAPVAGTPFDFNKPHTIGERIHAADQQLKTAGGYDHNFVLSAKTNTLHLVAKAVDPKSGRTLTVTSTEPGVQFYSGNFLDGTLTGISGKAYVKNGGFCLETQHFPDSPNQPSFPSTELKPGETMHSSTVFTFSVTK, from the coding sequence ATGAAGCAGGCAGTATCGATGGCGATGGCAGCGGGTCTTGTGCTGACGAGTGCGATGGCGCAGGGCGAGGTCAAGAAGGACAGCTGGGGCAAGTCCGCCGACGGGCAGCCGCTGTTTCTCTACACGCTGCACGACGCGCAGCTCACCGTGAAGCTGACGAACTTCGGCGCACATGTGGTGAGCATCGACGCGCCGGACAAGAACGGCAACGTTGCGGATGTGGTGCTCGGCTTCAAGGATGTTGCCGGGTACGAGAACCCGAAGAACACCTCTTACATGGGCGCGATCGTGGGCCGTTATGGCAACCGTATCGCGAACGGCAGGTTCTCGCTCGACGGCAAGTCGTATGAGATTCCGACGAACAACAATGGCAACGCGCTGCACGGTGGCAAGGTGGGATTCGACCAGAAGGTTTGGCAGGGTAAGGAACTGCCGAACGGTGTGGAGTTCACGCTGGTCAGCCCGGACGGCGATATGGGCTTCCCGGGTAAGCTGACCGCGCACGTGAAGTACACGCTGGTCGGGTCGAGCCTGCACATTGACTACACCGCCACGACCGACAAGGACACCGTGGTCAACCTGACCAACCACTCCTACTTCAACCTCGCCGGCGAGGGAAGTGGAACAGTGCTCGATGAACAGATGATGATCGCTGCCGACGCCACCACGCCGGTGAACGCGACGCTGATTCCGACCGGCAAGCTGGCACCGGTTGCCGGAACGCCGTTTGACTTCAACAAGCCGCACACAATCGGCGAGCGCATCCATGCAGCTGATCAGCAGTTGAAGACCGCTGGTGGGTACGATCACAACTTTGTCCTGAGCGCGAAGACGAACACGCTGCACCTGGTGGCGAAGGCGGTCGATCCAAAGTCGGGCCGCACGCTGACCGTGACCAGCACGGAGCCGGGTGTGCAGTTCTACTCCGGCAACTTCCTCGACGGCACGCTCACCGGCATCAGCGGCAAGGCCTACGTGAAGAACGGTGGCTTCTGCCTGGAGACGCAGCACTTCCCGGATTCGCCGAACCAGCCGTCGTTCCCTTCGACGGAGCTGAAGCCGGGCGAGACAATGCACTCGAGCACGGTTTTCACGTTCAGCGTTACGAAGTAG
- the malQ gene encoding 4-alpha-glucanotransferase, which produces MTSERISGVLCHITSLPSYGGVGDFGPAAYDFADFLVSAKQRLWQVLPLSPTGYGSSPYSALSAFAGNYQLISLEFLVRDGFLTQERIAGLAGHDGNCDFGRVFNEKLPLVEEAAANFLDNASPEQKQRFQRFKQDNIAWLTDYALFNVLRRKFEYKSWNEWPEEFCLRKADAMTQFMNEASREIATEEVVQFFFDQQWGDLRRYCEAKDIKILGDVAIFVSYDSADVWTHPEIFELDEKRMPIRVSGVPPDYFSVTGQRWGNPLYKWSLLEERGFDWWVARIRRALALYDAIRLDHFRGFEAYWSIPAEEETALNGQWIKAPGHALFNRLREIFGELPFLAEDLGLITPEVDELREFFNMPGMRILQFGFGDRGGHLYLPHRMVPNTVVYTGTHDNNTTLGWWRDDVNEIERANVQTYLHPIEHDGQIVWAMIKCAASSVANTCIFPLQDILHLGSDGRMNTPSLPEGNWSWRYHRDALHPDFAAQMAAIMEMTDRDGYQKPIEGDTAGQPTDQAALRVEEGATK; this is translated from the coding sequence TTGACGAGCGAACGAATTTCAGGTGTCCTGTGCCACATTACGAGCCTTCCGTCCTATGGTGGCGTGGGCGACTTCGGCCCTGCGGCATATGACTTCGCCGACTTCCTCGTCTCAGCGAAACAGCGACTCTGGCAGGTGCTTCCGCTCTCGCCCACGGGCTACGGTTCTTCGCCGTACTCCGCGCTCTCAGCGTTCGCGGGCAACTATCAGCTGATTTCGCTCGAGTTCCTGGTGCGCGACGGCTTTCTCACGCAGGAGCGCATCGCCGGCCTTGCTGGGCATGACGGCAACTGCGACTTCGGCCGCGTCTTCAACGAGAAGCTGCCGCTGGTCGAAGAAGCTGCGGCGAACTTTCTCGACAACGCGAGTCCCGAGCAGAAGCAGCGCTTTCAGCGGTTCAAGCAGGACAACATTGCCTGGCTGACGGACTACGCGCTCTTCAACGTGCTGCGTCGCAAGTTCGAATATAAGAGCTGGAATGAGTGGCCCGAGGAGTTCTGTCTTCGCAAGGCCGATGCGATGACGCAGTTCATGAATGAGGCTTCGCGCGAGATCGCGACCGAAGAGGTGGTGCAGTTCTTCTTCGACCAGCAGTGGGGTGACCTGCGTCGCTACTGCGAGGCGAAGGACATCAAGATTCTCGGCGATGTTGCGATCTTTGTGTCGTACGATTCCGCCGATGTGTGGACGCATCCTGAGATCTTTGAACTCGACGAGAAGCGCATGCCCATCCGGGTTTCAGGCGTGCCGCCGGATTACTTCTCGGTGACCGGCCAGCGTTGGGGCAATCCGCTTTACAAGTGGTCGCTTCTCGAAGAGCGTGGCTTCGACTGGTGGGTTGCGCGTATTCGTCGTGCTTTGGCGCTTTACGACGCGATTCGCCTCGATCACTTCCGTGGCTTCGAGGCGTACTGGTCGATCCCCGCGGAGGAAGAGACCGCGCTGAACGGCCAATGGATCAAGGCCCCCGGTCATGCGTTGTTCAATCGCCTGCGAGAGATCTTCGGCGAGCTTCCGTTCCTTGCGGAAGACCTCGGTCTCATCACACCGGAGGTTGACGAGCTGCGCGAGTTCTTCAACATGCCGGGCATGCGCATCCTGCAGTTTGGATTCGGCGATCGCGGCGGTCATCTCTACCTGCCGCACCGCATGGTGCCGAACACCGTCGTTTACACCGGCACGCATGACAACAATACGACGCTGGGCTGGTGGCGCGATGACGTGAACGAGATCGAGCGCGCGAATGTGCAGACGTATCTGCATCCCATCGAGCACGACGGGCAGATCGTGTGGGCGATGATCAAGTGCGCGGCTTCATCGGTCGCCAATACCTGCATCTTCCCGTTGCAGGACATCCTGCACCTCGGCTCGGATGGCCGCATGAACACGCCGTCGCTGCCGGAGGGGAACTGGTCATGGCGTTATCATCGTGACGCGCTGCACCCGGATTTCGCGGCGCAGATGGCGGCGATCATGGAGATGACGGACCGCGATGGCTACCAGAAGCCGATCGAGGGCGACACGGCAGGGCAGCCCACGGACCAGGCCGCACTGCGGGTGGAAGAGGGCGCGACGAAGTAG